In Aestuariibaculum lutulentum, one DNA window encodes the following:
- a CDS encoding calcium/sodium antiporter: MSILLVLLGFALLVVGGEFLVRSSVALSFKFNISKMVIGMTVVSFATSAPELLVSLQAALSGSSAIAINNVVGSNIANIGLVLGCTALVGSIAVDKSFYKLNWPVMMLFSVVLYYFLSQDGLLSAIEGGILFAGLWLFLIVLIKYAGKDTEAEEVDDALAMVSNFKIGIWLLIGAVALYYGSEWLVEGAKDIATSIGVSEAVIGVSLIAIGTSVPELAASIIAAAKQEKAISLGNLIGSNIFNIASVLGLTAIIKPIEVTEPLILSRDIFWMLGFAFILLPLVFLPKRFEINKAKGMLLVLGYGVFMYLLFTHGK; the protein is encoded by the coding sequence ATGAGTATACTATTAGTCCTGTTAGGATTTGCGCTTTTGGTTGTAGGAGGTGAGTTTTTGGTACGATCATCAGTTGCCTTATCGTTTAAGTTTAATATTTCTAAAATGGTAATAGGGATGACGGTTGTATCGTTTGCGACGTCGGCTCCTGAATTATTGGTGAGTTTGCAGGCAGCTTTATCGGGGTCTTCAGCTATTGCTATTAACAATGTGGTGGGGTCTAATATTGCTAATATAGGTTTGGTTTTAGGATGTACTGCCTTAGTCGGTTCTATTGCGGTCGATAAATCGTTTTATAAACTAAACTGGCCTGTGATGATGCTTTTCAGTGTTGTGTTATATTATTTTTTAAGTCAGGACGGATTATTATCGGCTATTGAAGGCGGGATTCTTTTTGCCGGATTATGGTTGTTTCTTATTGTGTTAATTAAATATGCAGGAAAAGATACCGAAGCGGAAGAAGTTGATGACGCCCTTGCTATGGTGTCTAATTTTAAAATAGGTATATGGTTACTTATAGGAGCAGTAGCTTTGTATTATGGTAGTGAATGGTTGGTAGAAGGTGCTAAAGACATTGCAACATCTATTGGTGTGAGTGAAGCCGTTATTGGAGTGTCTTTAATTGCAATTGGAACCAGTGTGCCGGAACTTGCGGCATCGATAATTGCAGCTGCGAAACAGGAAAAAGCCATTTCGTTAGGGAATTTAATAGGTTCTAATATTTTTAATATTGCATCGGTTCTTGGTTTAACAGCAATAATAAAACCTATTGAAGTAACCGAACCTTTAATATTGTCTCGAGATATATTTTGGATGCTTGGTTTTGCATTTATATTGTTACCATTAGTGTTTCTTCCAAAACGTTTCGAAATAAACAAAGCAAAGGGCATGCTTTTGGTTTTAGGGTACGGCGTATTTATGTATTTGTTATTTACCCACGGAAAATAG
- a CDS encoding endonuclease, protein MEKIVLFCLAVLSINMSLAQIVINELDSDTSGIDDLEFLELKSDTSNFSLDGYVVVFFNGSDSGMNSSYLALDLDGYTTDVNGLLLIGSVNVSPIPQYIIPANTIQNGADAVAIYQADETDFPVMTLATIENLVDVLIYGTADADDVDLIDIFNDHPDFTNIQQIDEGGGGETGSIQRNNDGTYTVGIPTPRQLNDGTGIILNGISISTTQNQYAEGDFFDITFTTEQNVASDLNFSFSLNNDTFNTSDFTGNTSLTIPAGQNSVSTTITLVDDNEDEGDEVLKISMGNLSDDYLKQNDKVEIRVVDNDFQMAGFGTPLNPTYGLVSSSQPEDYYNSLEGLSGLVLKQAIQDIVANPSVVRAQTYADIIDILKEADQNPDNSNQVWLVYSETGRAKLDFQTTSSNVGKWNREHVYPRSRGGFNSIDLDEIADGKDVFWTTTADSLRHGNSDAYALRAVDGVENSIRNNQNYGTSEYAGPTGTSGSFYGDVARSIFYMVTRYNGLDVVNGYPGDDPDGFIGDLATLLEWHRNDPPDDFEMNRNNVIYTWQNNRNPYIDNPELVEYLWGNKIGETYSEALSVDNFNGLQMLFYPNPTHNALHIKGVTNEISINVLSVEGKLIDSFIINNDRTINLNLLTGVYVLKCISGNQVISRRIVVK, encoded by the coding sequence ATGGAAAAAATAGTACTTTTTTGTTTAGCTGTGCTTTCAATCAATATGTCATTAGCTCAAATCGTCATTAATGAGTTAGATAGTGATACTTCAGGTATAGATGATCTTGAGTTTTTAGAATTGAAATCGGATACGTCAAATTTTTCATTAGATGGTTATGTGGTGGTGTTTTTTAATGGCTCAGATTCAGGGATGAATTCCAGTTATCTGGCTTTAGATCTCGATGGATATACAACCGATGTTAATGGTTTATTACTAATAGGTAGTGTTAATGTATCACCTATTCCTCAATACATTATTCCGGCGAATACTATTCAAAATGGCGCTGATGCTGTCGCGATTTATCAGGCAGATGAAACGGATTTTCCAGTTATGACTTTGGCAACCATAGAGAATTTAGTTGATGTGTTAATATATGGAACGGCCGATGCTGATGATGTGGACTTAATAGATATTTTTAACGATCATCCTGATTTTACAAATATTCAACAGATAGATGAAGGGGGTGGAGGAGAAACAGGTTCTATTCAGCGCAACAATGATGGAACTTATACGGTAGGGATTCCAACACCAAGGCAGTTAAATGATGGTACAGGTATTATTCTTAATGGGATAAGTATTTCAACTACTCAAAATCAATATGCCGAAGGCGATTTTTTTGATATCACTTTTACAACAGAACAGAATGTAGCTTCCGATTTAAATTTCAGTTTCAGTTTAAATAATGACACATTTAATACTTCCGATTTTACAGGAAATACCTCTTTAACCATTCCTGCAGGTCAGAATAGTGTCAGTACAACCATAACATTAGTTGATGACAATGAAGATGAAGGTGATGAAGTTTTAAAAATAAGTATGGGTAATTTGTCAGACGACTACTTAAAACAAAATGATAAGGTTGAAATTCGTGTGGTTGATAATGATTTTCAGATGGCAGGTTTTGGAACACCTTTAAATCCTACTTACGGTTTGGTTTCAAGTTCACAGCCCGAAGATTATTATAACAGTTTAGAGGGTTTGTCCGGATTGGTATTGAAGCAGGCTATTCAGGATATTGTTGCAAATCCATCGGTTGTTCGCGCTCAAACCTATGCAGATATTATTGATATTTTAAAGGAAGCCGACCAGAATCCCGATAACAGTAATCAGGTGTGGTTGGTATATTCAGAAACAGGACGTGCAAAATTAGATTTTCAAACCACATCGAGTAATGTAGGGAAATGGAATAGAGAACATGTGTATCCAAGATCACGGGGTGGATTTAATAGTATTGATTTGGATGAAATAGCAGATGGGAAAGACGTGTTTTGGACTACAACAGCCGATTCTTTACGGCATGGGAATTCCGATGCGTATGCTTTACGAGCGGTTGATGGCGTAGAAAACAGTATTAGGAATAATCAGAATTATGGAACTTCGGAATACGCTGGGCCAACAGGAACCAGTGGAAGTTTTTATGGAGATGTTGCACGAAGCATTTTTTATATGGTTACCAGATATAACGGACTTGATGTGGTTAATGGTTACCCAGGTGATGACCCCGACGGATTTATTGGTGATTTAGCAACCTTGCTGGAGTGGCACAGAAATGATCCGCCAGACGATTTTGAAATGAACAGAAATAATGTGATTTACACCTGGCAGAATAACCGAAATCCGTATATCGATAATCCTGAATTGGTAGAATATTTATGGGGAAATAAAATTGGAGAAACCTATAGTGAGGCTTTAAGTGTTGATAATTTTAATGGTTTGCAGATGTTGTTTTACCCTAATCCAACACATAACGCATTGCATATAAAAGGTGTTACTAATGAAATATCGATAAATGTACTGTCTGTAGAAGGGAAATTAATAGATAGTTTTATCATAAATAATGATAGGACTATTAATTTAAATTTATTAACAGGTGTTTATGTATTAAAATGTATTTCTGGTAATCAAGTAATAAGCAGACGCATTGTCGTGAAGTAA
- a CDS encoding SsrA-binding protein, translating into MKKQVFKILAKVNKLILPSYSKRKLDISKATKLQLAIIGWRWYVTKRALD; encoded by the coding sequence ATGAAAAAACAAGTCTTCAAAATTTTGGCAAAGGTTAATAAACTTATTCTGCCTAGTTATTCGAAAAGAAAATTGGATATTAGCAAAGCCACAAAGCTGCAATTAGCTATTATAGGCTGGCGCTGGTATGTGACTAAGCGTGCGCTAGATTAA
- a CDS encoding PepSY-associated TM helix domain-containing protein: protein MNNRTLLKYHSYLGLIAGIFLVVMGLTGAVLAFNEDIDEAVFKEYQVEDFSNSLALDRAIETVQNNFPEWEARIVHFKKGESILFNLRLPDSRRFVFVHPQTGQIIANIDANATITKWILKLHYSFFAGVIGRFCVLFVGILFFLSLITGIILYRKVIIKTLLFQVKIKRGHTRNFYSALHRYVGVWALLLNLVLVITGIFLAYKVAKAGLETPNMPELVKLNISVEQSLKNINKKYPDFTPTYIRIPKKSSEAITVNGVFKSDPFYYSQYFNKFLLDYKTGEVIKVSKVSEAGVITRLDSMISPLHFGQYGGFIIKLLYGFIGISGPFLSVTGFVIWYKKKSKTK from the coding sequence ATGAATAACAGAACCCTTTTAAAATATCATTCATATTTAGGTTTAATAGCTGGAATTTTTCTGGTGGTTATGGGACTTACGGGAGCTGTTCTGGCGTTTAATGAAGATATTGATGAGGCTGTTTTTAAAGAGTATCAGGTAGAAGACTTTTCAAATAGTTTGGCTTTAGATAGAGCTATTGAAACGGTCCAAAATAACTTTCCTGAATGGGAAGCTAGAATTGTACATTTTAAAAAAGGAGAAAGCATTCTTTTTAATTTACGTTTACCTGATTCCAGACGTTTTGTTTTTGTGCATCCCCAAACAGGGCAGATTATCGCTAATATCGATGCCAATGCCACGATTACCAAGTGGATATTAAAATTGCATTATTCATTTTTTGCAGGAGTTATAGGGAGATTCTGTGTGTTGTTTGTCGGTATTTTGTTTTTCCTATCTCTTATAACTGGGATTATTTTATATCGAAAAGTAATTATCAAAACGTTATTGTTTCAGGTAAAGATAAAGCGAGGGCATACACGTAATTTTTACTCTGCACTTCATCGTTATGTTGGAGTTTGGGCTTTGCTTCTGAATTTAGTGTTAGTAATTACAGGTATATTTTTAGCTTATAAAGTAGCCAAAGCCGGATTGGAAACGCCTAACATGCCTGAATTGGTGAAATTAAATATATCGGTGGAACAAAGTTTAAAGAATATAAACAAGAAATATCCCGATTTTACACCTACTTATATTCGTATACCCAAAAAATCTTCTGAGGCAATTACAGTAAATGGTGTTTTTAAATCCGATCCGTTTTATTACAGTCAGTATTTCAATAAGTTTCTTTTAGATTATAAAACAGGAGAAGTCATCAAAGTATCTAAAGTATCGGAAGCTGGTGTAATTACCCGTTTAGATAGTATGATTTCACCATTGCATTTTGGACAGTATGGAGGGTTTATTATAAAACTATTATATGGTTTTATAGGCATATCCGGGCCATTCTTATCGGTTACTGGTTTTGTTATCTGGTACAAGAAAAAATCAAAAACCAAATAA
- a CDS encoding TonB-dependent receptor codes for MKHLLFGMFFMSFLGLFAQEANIHGVITDENNQPVAYATITLKGLSKGAMADDNGIYKIEHLEAGHYTLQFSGVGYIKTSRQITLKANESLEVSVSLQTDSAALNEVVITSNRVRETLDEVPSSVSVVTAQQIETLGQTATNIADVLVEIPGIALSTNQTSNTGQTLRGRKMLILIDGIPQSTPLRNGSRDINTIDPSTIERIEVIKGATAIYGNGADGGIVNYITKKTNSNKKLESTTVLGSTGALKNFDKSIGGNISQTFSGQLNKLGYVVSGTLRQTGVFRDADGEVISPYYGLGETDQYSLFGKLNYQIADNHNVELMYNYYSSNQNSDYIAQVGEYGVTPSTGVLGEELAVDQGNRYNHNAQLTYDFLNIFGDTDFKLNLYAQDFRTVYGYSTSFYDPNLGYDGGQSSIISTKMGARFNFNTPYEFGSVSGNILYGIDVLNDETAQELIDGRPWVPVTNMTNLAPYAQLKTIYENFVFKAGIRFENIIVDIPDYTTLARYNQTSTTPTRGGIDVEGGELEYNATTFNVGLRYNKWSVFKPFVSFSQSFSIADLGRTLREATENTVSQINSDAVIANNYEIGFNSTFGNTHVSGAYFISTSKYGATYSELPSGTFEIDRQPERVYGFEVAADTKLTSNFKLGGSVSYTEGKLDTENNGDYNTYMNSDRIPPLKGIAYLTYNWEDKFNARVSYIYSGNRDHFEANTNGDYTYGQGPISDFSIVNLSTSYQMSPSTKIGLGVENLLNRDYYNLLSQFAARDNDYIKANGARFNLSLTVKL; via the coding sequence ATGAAACACCTACTATTTGGTATGTTTTTTATGAGCTTTTTGGGGCTTTTTGCTCAAGAAGCTAATATTCATGGTGTAATAACCGATGAAAATAATCAGCCTGTTGCGTATGCTACAATCACTTTAAAAGGATTATCAAAAGGCGCTATGGCAGATGATAATGGAATTTATAAAATTGAACATCTGGAAGCGGGTCATTATACTTTGCAATTTTCAGGTGTTGGATACATTAAAACGTCACGACAAATTACTTTAAAGGCTAACGAATCTTTAGAAGTTAGTGTTTCATTACAAACCGATTCAGCAGCACTTAATGAAGTTGTGATTACTTCTAACCGTGTTAGAGAAACGTTGGACGAGGTACCTTCTTCTGTTTCTGTTGTAACTGCACAGCAAATTGAAACTTTAGGACAAACAGCAACCAATATTGCCGATGTTTTGGTTGAAATTCCTGGTATTGCGTTAAGTACTAACCAAACCAGTAATACGGGACAAACCTTAAGAGGTAGAAAGATGCTTATTTTAATTGATGGTATTCCGCAGTCAACACCTTTGCGTAATGGAAGTCGTGATATCAATACGATTGATCCAAGTACTATTGAGCGTATTGAGGTTATTAAAGGAGCTACCGCTATTTACGGAAATGGTGCCGATGGTGGGATTGTGAACTATATAACCAAAAAAACAAATAGCAATAAAAAGTTAGAAAGTACAACAGTTTTAGGAAGTACGGGGGCTTTAAAAAACTTTGACAAATCTATTGGAGGAAATATATCTCAGACGTTTTCAGGACAGTTAAATAAATTAGGTTATGTGGTTAGCGGAACCTTAAGACAAACAGGTGTATTCCGTGATGCCGATGGTGAAGTTATTTCGCCTTACTATGGTTTAGGTGAAACTGATCAATACAGTTTATTCGGAAAATTAAATTATCAGATTGCAGATAACCACAATGTTGAGTTAATGTACAACTATTACAGTAGCAATCAGAATTCAGATTATATAGCACAAGTAGGCGAGTACGGAGTAACACCATCTACAGGTGTTTTAGGTGAAGAATTAGCTGTAGATCAAGGAAATCGCTACAATCACAACGCACAGTTAACCTACGATTTCTTAAATATTTTTGGTGATACCGATTTCAAATTGAATCTGTATGCTCAGGATTTTAGAACTGTTTATGGCTATTCAACTTCATTTTATGATCCAAATTTAGGGTACGACGGAGGACAATCTTCAATCATTTCAACTAAAATGGGAGCTCGTTTTAATTTCAATACGCCATATGAATTTGGTTCAGTTTCCGGAAACATTCTTTACGGAATTGATGTTCTTAACGATGAAACTGCTCAGGAATTAATTGACGGAAGACCATGGGTACCTGTAACGAATATGACTAACTTAGCACCTTACGCACAGTTAAAAACCATTTACGAAAACTTTGTTTTTAAAGCAGGAATTCGATTTGAGAATATTATTGTTGATATTCCGGATTATACCACATTAGCTCGCTATAATCAAACGTCAACAACACCAACAAGAGGAGGAATAGATGTTGAAGGAGGCGAATTAGAATACAATGCAACGACATTTAATGTAGGTTTACGTTATAACAAGTGGTCGGTATTTAAGCCATTTGTAAGTTTCTCTCAAAGTTTCTCGATTGCCGATTTAGGGAGAACATTACGTGAAGCAACAGAAAATACCGTAAGTCAGATTAACTCAGATGCGGTTATTGCAAATAACTATGAAATTGGATTTAATAGTACATTCGGAAATACACATGTTAGCGGAGCTTATTTTATCAGCACGTCCAAATATGGAGCAACTTACAGTGAATTGCCAAGTGGAACCTTTGAAATCGACCGTCAGCCAGAACGTGTTTATGGTTTTGAAGTCGCTGCCGATACCAAGTTAACCAGTAACTTTAAATTAGGAGGATCGGTATCTTATACAGAAGGTAAATTAGATACCGAAAATAACGGTGATTATAATACTTATATGAATAGCGATCGTATTCCTCCTTTAAAAGGTATTGCTTATTTAACTTACAATTGGGAAGATAAATTCAATGCACGAGTATCATATATTTATTCAGGAAATAGAGATCATTTCGAGGCTAATACTAACGGAGATTATACTTATGGTCAGGGACCTATTTCAGATTTTAGTATTGTAAATCTGTCAACCAGTTATCAAATGAGTCCGAGTACTAAAATTGGGCTAGGAGTTGAAAATTTATTAAACAGAGATTACTATAATTTATTATCGCAATTTGCAGCTCGCGACAACGATTATATAAAAGCCAACGGTGCACGTTTCAATCTGTCGTTAACCGTTAAATTATAA
- a CDS encoding winged helix-turn-helix transcriptional regulator: MENNLEKTGCTLTKTACEYKIRAIHDVMYLIGGKWKISIIACLCYGNKRYSDILNEVEGISGKMLSRELKELEMNKMIERTILNTKPVGVEYSLTDLGKSLKSVIDILADWGIAYREERKLIEEQV, from the coding sequence ATGGAAAATAATTTAGAGAAAACAGGCTGCACATTAACAAAAACAGCTTGTGAATACAAAATAAGAGCAATACACGATGTTATGTATTTAATAGGAGGCAAGTGGAAAATTTCAATAATTGCCTGTTTATGCTATGGTAACAAAAGATATTCCGATATTTTAAATGAGGTGGAAGGTATTTCCGGAAAAATGCTGAGCAGAGAATTAAAGGAGCTCGAAATGAATAAAATGATTGAGCGAACTATACTTAATACGAAACCTGTAGGTGTAGAATATTCCTTAACCGATTTGGGAAAATCTTTAAAATCTGTAATTGATATTTTGGCAGATTGGGGGATAGCCTATAGAGAAGAACGTAAATTAATTGAAGAGCAGGTTTAG
- a CDS encoding nitroreductase family protein → MELLKGLNWRYAAKRMTGETVPQDKLDYILEAARLAPSSSGLQPYEIFVVSNQETLEKIKPIAWNQDQITECSHLLVFASWDGYSHEKITSVFNEMMDARELPHSTMDDYKQTLWGLYEPLGEAWHQQHTAKQAYISFAMAIAAAAEQKVDATPIEGFLPEKLDEILGLREKGLRSAVILALGYRDTENDWNVNLKKYRKEKEEFIHEIK, encoded by the coding sequence ATGGAATTGTTAAAAGGATTAAATTGGAGATATGCCGCTAAAAGAATGACCGGTGAAACGGTTCCTCAAGATAAATTAGATTACATTCTTGAGGCAGCGAGATTGGCTCCATCTTCTTCAGGATTACAACCTTATGAAATATTTGTAGTTTCGAATCAAGAAACTTTAGAAAAAATTAAACCAATTGCCTGGAATCAGGATCAAATTACAGAGTGTTCACACCTTTTAGTATTTGCTTCTTGGGATGGTTATTCACATGAAAAAATCACATCCGTATTCAATGAAATGATGGATGCCAGAGAGTTACCTCACAGCACGATGGATGATTATAAGCAAACACTTTGGGGATTATATGAACCTCTAGGTGAAGCATGGCACCAACAACACACTGCCAAACAAGCCTATATTTCGTTTGCTATGGCAATTGCAGCAGCTGCAGAACAAAAAGTTGATGCAACACCTATTGAAGGGTTTTTACCTGAAAAATTAGATGAAATCTTAGGTTTAAGAGAAAAAGGTCTTAGAAGTGCTGTTATTTTAGCATTAGGTTACCGTGATACCGAAAATGACTGGAACGTTAACCTAAAAAAATATAGAAAAGAAAAAGAAGAATTTATCCATGAGATAAAGTAG